GCACCCACCGCCTGCTCATCTTCAACACTCCTGAACAGCACAGAGAAAAGATAAAGCTTAactttggccctgttcagacctggcattaacatgccaGAATTTGATTTGAATTAGTTTGAAAATGTAGCTTAATGCATTGACTAAGAACTAAGTAAGGAATTTCTAAATTAccaaattaactattttaacatCAAACTTTTACCTCCTTTTCCTGTTGTGATACAGGATCTTCATGTCAAATCCTTTGCCTCTTTGAGCGATTTTGCAGCCAATGCTTCCCATTCCAATAATCCCCAGAGTCGACCCTGTGACTTCAGCTCCCATTATGTCTAGTGGTATTGAAGTGGTGTTGGGGTCAACAGCTATTTGGTGACCTACAGAAAAACAGGACATTCTCTCAGACAagctgaaggtttttttttttttatcaatgccATATTGAGGAATGTGCCGCCTCTTTTTTGGCTTTCTGTAACAAACAATTTATGAGCACATTAAGTTACAATTTTTGTCAGACTTGTTCTTAAGCTGTATAAGTGTAAAAAAACTAGAAGTCTTATGTAATTGTAAGGATTCAGCTAACCCTTGACCTCGAGAGTCTTGGGATACATGATGTCATACAGATTATAAAGCCCTTTCAGAAAATGTATGATTTATGATTTcagtttatataaataaaattgacttgactcaCCTTCAACGATCCTGCGTGCCGATGCCAGAAGCAGACCCATCGCGATATCTGCAGTGGCATCGTTCACCACATCGGGCGTGTTGGTCACCTTCACTCCCAGACTGGCGATGTACGGCAAATCCAGGTGGTCAGTGCCCTTTCCTGGGCCAGCGACCACCTTCAGTGAGGGAAGCAAACCGAGCAGCGAAGGCTCGGCTACAGGGTAGCCCTTAAACATTAATACGGCCTGGATTTTAGGACCGTGCAGCAGAGGGTTTTGAAGGAAGTCTTTGTGACAGATGAGTTGGAAGTGTTGTTTCATTATGTCAGTGACCTCTTCAATGAAACATTGTTCACCCTTCACTGAGATCAGAGCACATGGCTTGTTGTTGTCTTCCATTACCTGGAGTTAAAACACAGTTTGACAAGCAGTTAGACACTTGTTTCATCTCATGTCAAAGAGGGGACAAAGGTGGTGTATATGTTGTCTGAAACTGCCCTCTGACTCTCGGGGGCCCAAAGACTCCATGTGTTTATTAGCACTGTTTGCActaaaatacattatattaaCTGAAATAATagaagcttaaaaaaaaagtttgaaattttgggaaatgtgcttatttgctttctggcAGAGtgttaaggctggcccacactaaaagattttacaaaacttaacagatgttgaaaatgtgagagaccccacacataacgacatgttgtgttaaatttaacagttttgttcctatagtgtgtggtgagcaacgacttggccaaaacagcacaccagaCACTAACAGACTCATTCATGAATTCACTTGGTGTGTGCTATTGAACGACTGATTCTTCGGCTCAGGGGTGTATGTTCATACACAAATGGTTCTTCGGCTCAGGGGTGTATGTTCATACACAATTGGTTCTTCGGCTCAGGAGTGTATGTTCATACACAATTGGTTCTTCGGCTCAGGGGTGTATGTTCATACACAATTGGTTCTTCGGCTCAGGGGTGTATGTTCATACACAAATGGTTCTTCGGCTCAGGGGTGTATGTTCATACACAATTGGTTCTTCGGCTCAGGAGTGTATGTTCATACACAATTGGTTCTTCGGCTCAGGGGTATGTGCTCATGAACTGGGTTCATGAAGAGCTGCACTGAACAAGAATCTGGAGCAGTGCTTCCCGGAAGTTAACCTGGCTCTTATGCACAACTGCACACGCACCATACAGAAGCAGGTTTTTGGATTCACCCATGCTTGCAAATCGAGTTAACGTGTTCCTCTTTaagatttgttaaaaaaaaaaagagatttgaTCACCAATCTAACATCACTACCTGTCACAATTTGGGAATAGCAGGTTTGGACCCAAACACACAAAACCCTGATGGCAACAGGTGGCGTTCAATgatttaaggggagacaccccaggtgaatagggtaaaaaaatgaactaataactaaaagatatcaccatgaaacttccccagttgattacttagaTTAAGATAATaacttttttgtattacaagttttctgaaatttgatgtttaaagATGCAAATCATTATCTCATTAAATATGTGCTGTGAACATTGAATAACGCTAGGttaaaaattcttgtttcatttgttgacatctctttttatcactccataaatcagaaaatactgtcaaccgtttgtcatgtttttagtaataaaatgttctataaatgaAGCCATGAAAGATATATAAACAAACCCTACAGtagaaaccttcagaatatagataggaatgaaactgggaagtctggtggatgtaagtgctactgaagtggagatttctgactCAGTATgagtatgaggaaaaaaaatccttttgaGAAAATGGCCTTTAAAGATGTACTTTAAAATgtcatacattttgcaagacaccACAGgtgaataatgtaaaaaaaaaaaagaattaataGATATCAATCATGAAACATCCCCAGTTGATTAGTTACAAAAAGGAAATCGTTTTTTGTATTACTGGTattgaaattgtatt
This Sebastes fasciatus isolate fSebFas1 chromosome 17, fSebFas1.pri, whole genome shotgun sequence DNA region includes the following protein-coding sequences:
- the LOC141754916 gene encoding putative 2-ketogluconate reductase — its product is MEDNNKPCALISVKGEQCFIEEVTDIMKQHFQLICHKDFLQNPLLHGPKIQAVLMFKGYPVAEPSLLGLLPSLKVVAGPGKGTDHLDLPYIASLGVKVTNTPDVVNDATADIAMGLLLASARRIVEGHQIAVDPNTTSIPLDIMGAEVTGSTLGIIGMGSIGCKIAQRGKGFDMKILYHNRKRRSVEDEQAVGASYREDMDDLLRESDFVMLAVTLTPETKDLISHRELSLMKPTATLVNISRGQVVDQDALVEALQSGTIHAAALDVTHPEPLPRDHPLLGLPNVLITPHVGTNTYTTTRKMVQRMVENALAVLKGQPIPNEVKPELLH